One Roseburia rectibacter DNA window includes the following coding sequences:
- the hypB gene encoding hydrogenase nickel incorporation protein HypB has protein sequence MGNVRILEVKQSIFESNDKQAALLREELKKDGVFLLNLMSSPGSGKTTTLTRTIEALKDDLKIGVMEADIDSDVDAETILKTGAKAIQLHTGGMCHLDADMTGQGLKGLGTDDVELVILENVGNLVCPAEFDTGAVKNAMILSVPEGHDKPLKYPLMFSICDVVLINKIDVMPYFDFDLEQCKKNILMRNPNAKIIPICAKTGEGIEEWADWLKTETAAWKEEEHA, from the coding sequence ATTGCTCCGCGAAGAACTGAAAAAAGATGGTGTGTTCTTACTGAACCTTATGTCATCACCTGGATCGGGCAAAACAACGACGTTAACACGCACGATCGAGGCACTGAAAGATGATTTAAAGATCGGTGTCATGGAAGCAGATATTGATTCAGATGTGGATGCAGAGACGATTTTAAAGACCGGAGCAAAAGCGATCCAGCTTCATACAGGCGGCATGTGTCATCTGGATGCAGATATGACGGGACAGGGATTAAAAGGACTTGGGACAGATGATGTGGAACTGGTTATTTTAGAGAATGTCGGCAATCTGGTATGTCCAGCAGAGTTTGACACAGGTGCTGTTAAAAATGCAATGATCTTATCTGTGCCGGAAGGACATGATAAGCCTTTAAAATATCCGCTGATGTTTTCTATCTGCGATGTTGTACTGATCAACAAAATAGATGTGATGCCTTATTTTGATTTTGATCTGGAACAGTGTAAAAAGAATATCTTAATGCGCAATCCGAATGCAAAGATCATCCCGATCTGTGCAAAGACCGGAGAGGGTATTGAAGAATGGGCAGACTGGCTGAAAACAGAAACAGCTGCATGGAAAGAGGAGGAACACGCATGA